The region AATCATCTATGACTAACAGTTTAGGGGCATATCTATAATTTATGCAATACAGGTGCCAATACAGCCGAGTGAACCTGAAAGCCCAATTCGGGCAAAGGAGCCAGGAGTCAGGAGTCAGAATGGGCATACCCCCAATCCTAAGATGAGACAAACAGGAGGGACTGACCTGAATCAGTAAGGGCAGAGTAAACGTGAGTGGGGAAGAGGAGGAATTATGACTTTTCTTTCCTACCTATGCAATTTTATACATAATCAGGAATCAATGGCTGGTTTGAAAGAAGTGGTTAGCGATCAATGGTCATCAGAATTTCAGAATAAAGACCTTCTCTTATCCTGACTCCTGACTCCTGACTTCTGAGTCTCTATTACCATTGCCGTATAGCGAGTCTCCCAAGGACCTGCTCTCTGTTGGACAGATCACCGATGATACGTTCCCCGGGGGATGGCAGCTTTTTAATGAGGGTCGGTGTAGCAATAATTTTTTCTTCGGCTGTTGCCTCAGGATGTTCCAGGAGATCGACGATGGTCAATTCGTAATTCCCCTGCAATTCATCCTCACAGATGCGGCGCAGGTTTTCTATTGCACGCTGTGATCTTACCGTATTGTCGAAAACATAGAGCTCAAATATATATTTATCCATTTGGTATCTCCCGGTGTCGTGCAAGGGTGAAGCGGCTACATCTGCGTTTCCAGGATATCTCTGGTTACCGAAAGGATCTGGGCGCTGTCTATTGGCTTGCTCAGGATCTCAAATTGAAGTCCTTCCTCTCTGGCAG is a window of bacterium DNA encoding:
- a CDS encoding circadian clock KaiB family protein, with the protein product MDKYIFELYVFDNTVRSQRAIENLRRICEDELQGNYELTIVDLLEHPEATAEEKIIATPTLIKKLPSPGERIIGDLSNREQVLGRLAIRQW